The Desulfitobacterium chlororespirans DSM 11544 genome window below encodes:
- a CDS encoding amidohydrolase gives MKAKTSLFIRDGLIKTMKGQEFIGSILVEGTQIKALGENLVVPEGAEIIEAHGKLVLPGFIDAHCHVGLGEEIYQNEGDDLNEMTDPITPELRAIDGINPEDEGLRDARLGGVTAVFSTPGSGNVIGGTGVVLKTVGKVVDKMIVREPAGLKVAFGENPKMVYGGEQKKMPMTRMATAALLRQALVDAETYLEKLEQGIEDPEKVPERDLGMESLIRVIKREIPLRAHAHRADDIMTAIRIAKEFNVDLVIEHCTEGHKIAEEIAEYGYPAVVGPSLVNRAKVELKDKSFETPHVLTQAGVKVAIITDHPVTPIEQLPLCAALVARAGMDEEEALKAITINPAEIMGVDHRLGSLEVGKDADIVIWSEHPFVLKSRPETVIINGKVITD, from the coding sequence ATGAAAGCAAAGACGAGCCTTTTTATCCGTGATGGTCTGATCAAGACCATGAAGGGTCAGGAATTCATTGGCAGCATCTTGGTGGAAGGCACACAGATAAAAGCCCTTGGAGAGAATTTGGTCGTTCCTGAGGGAGCGGAGATTATTGAAGCCCATGGGAAGTTGGTTTTACCCGGCTTTATTGACGCCCATTGTCATGTGGGGCTGGGAGAGGAGATCTACCAAAACGAAGGGGATGACCTCAACGAAATGACCGATCCGATTACCCCTGAGCTTCGGGCCATCGATGGTATCAATCCGGAGGATGAAGGTTTACGGGATGCTCGTTTGGGGGGAGTTACAGCCGTGTTCTCCACGCCGGGCAGCGGCAATGTTATTGGTGGGACAGGTGTCGTGTTGAAAACAGTGGGCAAAGTCGTGGATAAGATGATTGTACGGGAGCCGGCAGGGCTGAAGGTGGCCTTTGGTGAGAATCCCAAAATGGTCTATGGTGGGGAACAAAAGAAAATGCCTATGACCCGTATGGCTACTGCCGCCCTGCTTCGCCAAGCGCTGGTGGATGCTGAGACCTATCTGGAAAAGTTAGAGCAAGGCATCGAGGATCCGGAAAAGGTGCCCGAGCGGGATCTGGGAATGGAAAGCTTGATTCGTGTGATTAAACGGGAGATTCCCCTGCGGGCCCATGCCCATCGGGCTGATGATATTATGACGGCTATTCGCATTGCTAAAGAATTCAATGTGGATCTGGTTATTGAACATTGTACCGAAGGACATAAGATTGCTGAAGAGATTGCCGAATATGGATATCCTGCTGTTGTGGGCCCTTCACTGGTCAACCGTGCTAAGGTGGAATTGAAAGATAAGTCTTTTGAGACCCCCCATGTCCTGACGCAAGCAGGTGTTAAGGTGGCTATTATTACAGACCATCCGGTGACTCCGATTGAACAGCTGCCCCTTTGCGCAGCGCTGGTGGCACGGGCCGGAATGGATGAAGAAGAGGCTTTAAAGGCCATTACAATTAACCCGGCGGAAATTATGGGTGTGGATCATCGCTTAGGGTCCTTGGAAGTGGGTAAAGATGCGGATATCGTCATTTGGAGTGAGCATCCTTTTGTGTTGAAGTCACGCCCGGAGACGGTGATTATCAACGGCAAAGTCATCACGGATTAG
- a CDS encoding DUF4652 domain-containing protein: MEEQTYSTMLVTDPEQTPQQRIQQQRANYAAYVKKVKTAAANPSEPDRGAVKDETPQPVLTEQTGQLFRVTTNPYVPAFILQGNYVVHGSSPNKQFTAYIYPDEWETIGDIYIKDNVSNRWTRLQLNQESRIKMWNSFAPEGKYTPKKKILWLNDQEFITIIGLAYGTIAKGGELVKVTPATGEAETLYPAYQKLNQEVIDFEQVGEELIITIDHIDANGFCLEKEEIRVPLFD; this comes from the coding sequence GTGGAGGAGCAGACTTATTCGACAATGCTGGTCACCGATCCCGAACAAACGCCACAGCAAAGAATCCAACAGCAAAGAGCCAATTATGCTGCTTATGTTAAGAAAGTAAAGACCGCGGCAGCTAACCCAAGTGAGCCTGATAGGGGAGCAGTGAAGGATGAGACTCCGCAACCGGTACTTACCGAGCAAACAGGGCAACTTTTTCGTGTGACTACCAATCCCTATGTTCCGGCCTTTATTCTCCAAGGAAATTATGTGGTTCATGGCAGTTCGCCAAATAAGCAGTTTACAGCTTATATCTACCCGGATGAATGGGAAACCATCGGAGATATTTATATCAAAGATAATGTAAGTAATCGTTGGACCCGGCTGCAACTCAATCAGGAGAGCCGGATAAAAATGTGGAACTCTTTTGCGCCTGAAGGAAAATATACTCCGAAAAAGAAGATCTTATGGCTTAATGATCAGGAGTTTATTACCATTATCGGCTTGGCCTATGGGACGATTGCCAAGGGTGGAGAGCTGGTAAAGGTTACGCCGGCCACTGGTGAAGCGGAAACACTTTATCCGGCCTATCAAAAGCTTAACCAGGAAGTTATTGATTTTGAACAGGTGGGAGAAGAGCTGATTATAACTATAGATCATATAGATGCCAATGGGTTCTGTCTGGAGAAGGAGGAGATTAGAGTTCCCCTGTTTGATTGA
- a CDS encoding DUF2809 domain-containing protein, protein MTIKRNRWTYLTLVGVTIILGLSSRQFSGYFPYTINLYLGDALWALMVFFMFCLIFRLKGTGWLAAAALLFAFGIEISQLYHAPWIDAIRQTRLGGLVLGYGFLWRDLVAYTIGVAVGAVMDRRINAYLP, encoded by the coding sequence ATGACAATAAAAAGAAATCGATGGACTTACCTTACCTTGGTTGGAGTAACAATAATACTTGGCTTAAGCAGCCGGCAGTTTTCGGGGTATTTTCCCTATACAATCAATCTCTACTTGGGAGATGCCCTATGGGCACTTATGGTTTTTTTTATGTTTTGCCTTATTTTCAGGTTGAAAGGAACCGGCTGGCTTGCTGCAGCAGCGTTGCTTTTCGCCTTTGGAATTGAAATCAGTCAGCTTTATCATGCTCCCTGGATTGATGCTATAAGGCAAACCCGGCTGGGAGGTTTGGTGCTGGGGTATGGCTTTTTGTGGAGGGATTTAGTGGCCTACACCATCGGAGTGGCAGTGGGAGCAGTCATGGATAGGCGGATAAACGCTTATCTACCTTGA
- a CDS encoding MFS transporter: MSIDSTDGKQPWKRSFFTITIGQTMSIVGSSAVQFTLIWWVASNTSSPLVLAMAGLFAFLPQLLLGPFAGVWVDRLKRKTVIICADLFIGMVAAVYALILIGVNPPFWSACAVLGIRAIGSVFHTPAIQSVIPLLVPEEELVRVNGWSQFAQTGALMLGPVLGAALYAIFPLPIVLLSDLAGASLASIAVAAVKIPELKKEKQLAPNFQKEMREGVAVFQRDKKLCIVTLAAAFSMIFYMPLSSFFALMTSDYFKASAWHASIVQFGYSGGMMLCALLIGAYGRIKKKLFVVHIGLLGLGLTSFFCGLLPQNENAFWLFAALCTLMGASGNLYNIPYIAYMQEKIPREVQGRAFSIMGSLMSATMPLGLLIAGPVAEIYGVKFWFYLTGMAFFIITSISFLLVASRP, from the coding sequence ATGAGTATCGATTCAACCGATGGGAAACAGCCATGGAAGAGAAGCTTTTTTACGATAACTATTGGTCAAACAATGTCTATAGTTGGAAGTTCAGCGGTACAGTTTACGCTAATTTGGTGGGTTGCCAGCAATACCTCTTCACCACTTGTGTTGGCTATGGCAGGGTTGTTTGCTTTTTTGCCGCAATTATTGCTTGGCCCTTTTGCTGGGGTCTGGGTAGATCGCTTAAAACGAAAAACTGTAATTATCTGTGCCGATCTCTTTATAGGGATGGTAGCCGCTGTTTATGCACTGATCCTTATCGGAGTAAATCCGCCTTTTTGGTCGGCGTGTGCTGTTCTCGGGATTCGTGCCATTGGCAGCGTTTTTCATACTCCGGCGATTCAATCAGTGATACCGTTGCTGGTTCCGGAGGAAGAGCTTGTTCGGGTGAATGGTTGGAGTCAATTTGCTCAGACAGGTGCTCTGATGCTGGGGCCGGTTTTGGGAGCGGCACTGTATGCAATTTTTCCACTCCCCATCGTATTATTATCTGATTTAGCGGGAGCATCGCTGGCAAGCATTGCTGTGGCAGCAGTCAAAATCCCTGAGTTAAAAAAAGAGAAACAGCTTGCTCCAAATTTTCAAAAAGAAATGCGAGAGGGAGTGGCTGTTTTCCAGAGAGATAAAAAACTGTGTATCGTTACCTTGGCGGCTGCATTTTCCATGATTTTTTATATGCCACTTTCTTCATTCTTTGCCCTGATGACCAGTGACTATTTTAAAGCAAGCGCTTGGCATGCCAGTATAGTCCAATTTGGCTATTCAGGGGGAATGATGTTGTGTGCTTTGCTGATCGGAGCCTATGGCCGGATCAAAAAGAAGCTGTTCGTGGTGCATATTGGACTTCTGGGATTAGGACTTACCTCTTTTTTCTGCGGTTTACTTCCTCAGAATGAGAACGCTTTCTGGCTCTTTGCAGCATTATGCACGCTTATGGGAGCAAGCGGAAACCTCTATAATATTCCCTATATAGCCTATATGCAGGAGAAAATCCCTCGTGAGGTACAAGGGCGTGCTTTTTCTATCATGGGCAGCCTCATGTCGGCAACAATGCCGCTGGGACTTTTAATCGCGGGACCAGTAGCTGAAATTTACGGGGTAAAATTCTGGTTTTATCTAACCGGTATGGCGTTTTTTATCATTACAAGCATTAGCTTTCTTTTGGTTGCCTCCCGGCCCTAA
- a CDS encoding TetR/AcrR family transcriptional regulator translates to MARNKYPEVTINRILDTAMKLFMSKGYEHTTIQDIIDGLGDLSKGAIYHHFKSKEEIMDAVNKRLAEQGIADIKTVAHDRNLSGLDKLGKMLMFSIQSAQHEALDQTVPPFLRNPQLLALHMRDTMGSAADLLTGVIEEGMRDGSIHTAQPRQLAQMILLFFNVWFNPWMYSWTPNELKNIIFFARNVFEEIGVPLFTEEVLQSIDELHSLSQKQK, encoded by the coding sequence ATGGCACGCAATAAGTATCCTGAAGTAACGATAAACCGCATTCTCGATACAGCCATGAAATTGTTCATGTCCAAAGGATATGAGCATACGACGATCCAGGATATCATCGATGGATTGGGAGATTTGAGTAAGGGCGCTATTTATCATCACTTCAAGTCAAAAGAAGAAATTATGGATGCGGTGAATAAAAGATTAGCTGAGCAGGGGATAGCGGATATAAAAACAGTTGCTCACGATCGTAATCTATCCGGGTTGGATAAGCTTGGTAAGATGCTTATGTTTTCTATCCAATCGGCCCAACACGAGGCTCTCGACCAGACCGTACCGCCGTTTCTTAGAAATCCTCAATTATTGGCTCTTCATATGCGTGATACTATGGGCTCTGCAGCCGACCTGCTTACAGGTGTTATTGAGGAAGGTATGAGAGATGGATCTATTCATACAGCTCAACCCCGTCAGCTTGCCCAGATGATTCTCTTGTTTTTTAACGTTTGGTTTAACCCGTGGATGTATTCCTGGACTCCCAATGAGTTAAAGAACATCATTTTCTTTGCAAGAAATGTATTTGAAGAAATAGGGGTCCCTTTATTTACGGAAGAGGTTCTTCAGTCCATTGACGAACTCCATTCGCTTTCCCAAAAACAGAAATAG
- a CDS encoding homoserine dehydrogenase, which produces MKENTVKIGLLGCGNVGQGVIKGILLHSNKILRKLGITLVVSKALVQDISKERAIEGVVLTQKPQDILDDPEIEVVVEVMGGEHPTYSFIKKALAKGKHVVTANKLLLALYGAELQEIAQHKGICLLYEGSVLGGIPILRTIQYGLAGDQVKKICGILNGTTNYILTQMAESGKGYEEALREAQEAGYAESDPTMDVTGLDAACKLVILCRECFELEIPLEEVEIDGIQGLTTEEVAEQKKQGRVPKLVAEASIIECSSSGPEKGREGIVAKVGVQWLSGEAILSHVSGVDNGLSLETQLVGDLFWKGPGAGGLATGGAVLSDIVEIAKKVVAERSIGNAAR; this is translated from the coding sequence ATGAAGGAAAATACAGTGAAGATTGGTCTATTAGGGTGTGGGAACGTGGGCCAAGGGGTGATAAAAGGAATACTGCTTCATTCAAACAAAATTCTTCGCAAACTGGGGATCACACTGGTTGTAAGCAAGGCCCTTGTTCAAGATATAAGTAAAGAGCGGGCGATCGAGGGTGTTGTTCTAACCCAGAAACCCCAAGATATTCTCGATGACCCGGAGATTGAGGTAGTAGTGGAAGTTATGGGGGGTGAGCATCCCACTTATTCCTTTATCAAAAAGGCGCTGGCTAAGGGAAAGCATGTAGTGACAGCCAATAAGCTCTTACTGGCTCTTTATGGCGCGGAGTTGCAAGAAATAGCCCAGCATAAAGGAATCTGCTTGCTTTATGAAGGGAGCGTCTTAGGAGGGATTCCAATCCTTAGAACCATTCAATACGGGCTGGCCGGAGATCAGGTGAAGAAAATTTGTGGTATTTTAAATGGGACCACTAATTATATCCTGACTCAAATGGCGGAGTCTGGAAAAGGCTATGAGGAGGCATTGCGCGAAGCGCAAGAGGCTGGTTATGCGGAAAGCGATCCGACTATGGATGTAACCGGTTTGGATGCGGCCTGTAAACTTGTTATTCTCTGCCGGGAATGTTTTGAGCTGGAGATTCCTCTTGAAGAGGTGGAGATTGATGGAATCCAAGGGCTGACGACAGAAGAGGTCGCGGAGCAGAAAAAACAGGGGCGGGTGCCTAAATTAGTTGCCGAGGCATCCATCATTGAGTGCTCTTCGTCAGGGCCGGAAAAAGGACGGGAAGGAATTGTGGCTAAAGTGGGTGTGCAGTGGTTATCGGGGGAAGCAATTCTCAGTCACGTCTCCGGTGTGGATAATGGCTTATCACTGGAAACACAGTTGGTGGGTGATCTTTTTTGGAAGGGGCCTGGCGCTGGTGGATTGGCCACAGGGGGAGCCGTCTTGTCCGATATAGTCGAGATCGCGAAGAAGGTAGTTGCGGAGCGCAGCATAGGTAATGCAGCTCGTTAA
- a CDS encoding Tex family protein has protein sequence MEFAESIAQELSLRAHQVKEAIQLLDAGNTIPFIARYRKEATGELDENALRSIVERLEYLRNLKQRKSEVLRLIEEQGKLTDELAEQIQKASILQEVEDLYRPYKQKRRTRATIAKEKGLEPLALWILEQYPKAQLFEEAQKYINPELGVETSEEAISGASDILAEIISDDAAMRKRIREATFRFGDVAASAKKAEERSPYEMYYDYREPVKKLPPHRILALNRGEKEEVLSVKVDVPTERMHALIEQVYVKHGPAAEVVRNAADDSYKRLIAPSIEREIRGALTEKAEEQAIKVFAENLKQLLLQPPVRGKVVLGLDPGFRTGCKFAVVDDTGKLFHVGVIYPHPPQNKREEAKKVLRDTIAKYQVEVIAIGNGTASRETEEVTAEMIRESDLAAEYIIVSEAGASVYSASKLAGEEFPEFDLSLRSAVSIARRLQDPLAELVKIEPKAVGVGQYQHDVQPKRLEESLHGVVESAVNAVGVDLNTASPSLLQYVAGLKPTIAKNIVAFRESNGKFQKREQLKKVPRLGEQTFVQCAGFIRIPEGANPLENTPVHPESYELAQNILHKAGFTIMDLRERPNEVRLEIAQLDPEECAREFSAGVPTVKDILAALQRPGRDPREDLPRPKLRQDVTHLEDLKTGMILEGTVRNIVDFGAFIDIGVKHDGLVHISQISEKFIKHPMEVLSVGDIVKVRVLGIDTARERVSLSMKEIAADAMVSL, from the coding sequence TTGGAATTTGCGGAAAGTATCGCGCAAGAACTTAGCTTGCGTGCCCATCAGGTCAAAGAAGCCATTCAACTCTTGGATGCGGGGAATACCATTCCCTTTATCGCACGTTATCGTAAGGAAGCCACCGGAGAGTTGGATGAGAACGCCCTGCGCAGTATTGTAGAGCGTTTGGAATATCTAAGGAATTTAAAGCAACGGAAAAGCGAAGTCCTGCGGTTGATTGAAGAGCAAGGCAAGCTCACGGATGAGTTAGCTGAACAGATTCAAAAGGCTTCCATTCTTCAAGAGGTGGAAGACCTCTATCGACCCTACAAACAGAAAAGACGTACACGGGCTACTATAGCTAAGGAGAAGGGACTTGAACCCTTAGCCTTATGGATATTGGAGCAATACCCCAAGGCCCAGCTTTTTGAGGAAGCTCAAAAGTATATTAATCCTGAGCTGGGTGTCGAAACCTCAGAAGAAGCAATCTCGGGGGCTTCGGATATTCTTGCAGAAATAATTTCCGATGACGCCGCTATGCGCAAGAGAATCAGGGAAGCAACCTTTCGTTTTGGCGATGTTGCAGCTTCGGCCAAAAAGGCTGAGGAACGCTCTCCTTATGAGATGTACTACGATTACCGGGAACCTGTGAAAAAGCTGCCCCCTCACCGTATCCTGGCTCTCAATCGTGGTGAGAAGGAAGAGGTTCTCAGTGTCAAAGTGGATGTTCCTACAGAGCGTATGCATGCTCTGATCGAGCAAGTTTATGTGAAGCATGGACCTGCAGCGGAGGTTGTTCGCAATGCTGCAGATGATTCTTATAAACGTTTAATCGCCCCTTCTATTGAGAGAGAAATCCGGGGAGCTCTGACTGAGAAGGCGGAAGAGCAAGCCATCAAGGTTTTTGCTGAGAATTTGAAACAGCTTCTGCTCCAACCCCCGGTACGAGGGAAAGTTGTACTGGGATTAGACCCGGGCTTTCGGACAGGGTGTAAATTTGCTGTAGTGGATGATACTGGGAAACTGTTTCATGTCGGTGTTATTTATCCTCATCCCCCTCAAAACAAGCGGGAAGAAGCGAAGAAGGTACTTAGAGATACTATTGCTAAATATCAAGTGGAGGTTATCGCCATTGGCAATGGCACAGCATCTCGTGAGACGGAGGAAGTCACTGCTGAGATGATTCGGGAAAGTGACCTGGCTGCGGAATATATCATTGTCAGTGAAGCCGGAGCCTCTGTATACTCTGCTTCCAAACTGGCTGGAGAAGAGTTTCCGGAGTTTGATCTTTCCTTGCGCAGTGCTGTCTCCATAGCCCGGCGTTTGCAGGATCCTTTAGCCGAGCTGGTCAAGATCGAACCAAAGGCAGTGGGTGTCGGACAATATCAGCATGATGTTCAGCCCAAGCGCTTGGAGGAATCCTTACATGGTGTCGTTGAATCCGCTGTTAATGCTGTAGGTGTGGATTTGAATACGGCCTCGCCCTCCCTCCTGCAATATGTGGCCGGGCTTAAACCGACCATTGCCAAAAATATTGTGGCTTTTCGGGAAAGCAATGGGAAGTTCCAAAAACGGGAGCAGCTGAAAAAGGTTCCCCGTCTTGGGGAGCAGACCTTTGTGCAGTGCGCCGGCTTTATTCGTATTCCCGAAGGGGCCAATCCTCTGGAAAATACACCGGTTCATCCGGAATCCTATGAGCTGGCCCAAAATATTCTGCACAAGGCAGGATTCACTATCATGGATCTAAGAGAACGTCCTAATGAAGTACGGCTGGAGATTGCTCAGTTGGATCCTGAGGAATGTGCTCGGGAGTTCAGTGCCGGAGTTCCTACGGTCAAAGATATTCTTGCCGCTCTGCAACGCCCTGGCCGGGATCCCCGGGAGGATCTGCCCAGGCCGAAATTGCGTCAGGATGTTACCCATCTGGAGGATTTAAAAACGGGAATGATTTTAGAAGGAACGGTAAGAAATATCGTTGATTTTGGAGCTTTTATTGATATAGGGGTCAAACACGACGGTTTGGTGCATATATCTCAAATCAGCGAGAAGTTTATTAAGCATCCTATGGAAGTGCTATCCGTGGGAGACATCGTTAAAGTTCGTGTTTTAGGTATCGATACCGCCCGTGAGCGGGTCAGTCTCTCCATGAAGGAGATTGCAGCGGACGCTATGGTATCCCTATAG
- a CDS encoding trans-sulfuration enzyme family protein, with translation MKMNILTELAQIGNRRDPYGAISFPIYHSSTFAHPGFGKSTGFDYSRTGNPTRQALEDAMASLEEGTKGFAFSSGMGAITTILSLFSQGEHLLVTEDLYGGTYRILEEVFSRFGLQVTFVDSSDLGAIEKEIRPQTKAIFTETPTNPLMKVADLKGIASLCRKHGLLNIVDNTFLTPYLQKPLNLGADIVIHSGTKYLGGHNDVVAGLVVVQGEELAARFGRLQNSLGATLGPQDSWLVIRGLKTLALRMRAQEENALQIAQWLEKHPLVTAVYYPGLEHHPGYATQLEQARGFGAMLSFRVNSPSLVPAILKSLQIISYAESLGGVESLITYPATQTHADIPLEVRARLGVDDCLLRLSLGIEAAEDLIGDLELALKQML, from the coding sequence ATGAAAATGAATATTTTAACCGAACTGGCCCAGATCGGCAATCGCCGCGATCCTTATGGAGCGATCAGCTTTCCTATTTACCATTCGTCTACCTTTGCTCACCCCGGCTTCGGCAAAAGCACAGGCTTTGATTACTCGCGAACCGGCAATCCCACCCGCCAAGCTTTAGAAGATGCTATGGCAAGCCTGGAGGAAGGTACCAAAGGATTTGCTTTTTCCTCAGGCATGGGCGCCATCACTACCATCCTCTCCTTATTCTCCCAGGGCGAGCATCTTCTCGTCACCGAAGATCTCTATGGAGGAACCTACCGTATCCTTGAGGAGGTCTTCAGCCGCTTTGGCCTCCAAGTCACTTTTGTGGATTCCAGTGATCTCGGTGCCATAGAAAAAGAGATCCGTCCCCAAACAAAGGCCATCTTCACCGAAACACCAACCAACCCTCTTATGAAGGTTGCCGACCTAAAGGGGATCGCTTCCTTGTGTCGGAAGCACGGTCTCTTAAATATAGTGGACAATACTTTTCTTACACCCTATTTGCAAAAACCACTAAACTTAGGTGCCGACATTGTTATTCATAGTGGCACCAAATATCTCGGTGGCCATAATGATGTCGTGGCGGGCCTCGTCGTGGTTCAAGGAGAAGAACTTGCAGCTCGCTTTGGACGTTTGCAGAACTCTCTCGGCGCTACATTGGGCCCCCAGGATTCCTGGCTAGTTATCCGGGGTTTGAAAACCTTGGCCCTGCGCATGAGAGCACAAGAAGAAAATGCCCTCCAGATTGCACAATGGCTGGAGAAGCACCCCCTTGTCACCGCGGTCTATTATCCCGGGCTTGAGCATCATCCCGGCTATGCAACTCAACTTGAACAAGCCCGAGGCTTCGGAGCTATGCTATCTTTCCGGGTAAACAGCCCCAGCTTAGTCCCCGCAATATTAAAATCTCTCCAGATTATTTCCTATGCGGAGAGCCTTGGTGGTGTAGAATCTCTAATCACTTATCCCGCTACCCAAACCCATGCTGATATTCCTCTCGAAGTAAGGGCAAGGCTTGGGGTGGACGATTGTCTTCTCCGCTTATCCCTGGGCATCGAAGCCGCCGAAGATCTCATTGGCGATTTAGAACTAGCTTTAAAACAGATGCTTTAG
- a CDS encoding YczE/YyaS/YitT family protein, which yields MSLWKRLMYLFLGTFLLSLGIVMTMKANLGYAPWDVFHRGTADTVGMTIGNVSIVASLVISIIVVLLGEKLGIGTIFNIFAIGIYMDLLLPLKLIPEMQSFLPGMIMLILGLFLCAFSSYLYIASGFGAGPRDSLMVALERKTKLSIGLCRGIIEVTVCLIGWILGGPVGIGTVISAFGIGVCVQMVFTWVKFDATSVKHETIDETFKNVRGFYKKSAGGDA from the coding sequence ATGAGTTTATGGAAAAGGCTTATGTATTTATTTTTGGGCACTTTTTTATTATCCTTGGGCATTGTGATGACCATGAAAGCCAATTTAGGCTATGCCCCCTGGGATGTGTTCCATCGGGGGACTGCCGATACTGTCGGCATGACGATTGGCAATGTTTCTATAGTGGCCAGTTTGGTAATCTCTATCATAGTCGTATTGCTTGGAGAGAAGCTGGGTATTGGCACTATCTTTAATATATTTGCCATCGGAATTTATATGGACTTACTGTTACCTTTAAAACTAATCCCTGAGATGCAGAGTTTCCTTCCAGGGATGATTATGCTCATTCTTGGTTTATTCCTTTGCGCTTTTAGTTCCTATCTCTACATTGCCTCTGGTTTTGGAGCAGGCCCAAGGGATAGTCTGATGGTGGCTTTAGAGAGAAAGACTAAACTATCGATAGGGCTTTGCCGTGGGATTATTGAAGTAACGGTGTGCTTGATAGGCTGGATTTTGGGCGGACCAGTAGGAATTGGTACAGTTATTTCTGCATTTGGAATAGGTGTCTGCGTGCAAATGGTCTTTACTTGGGTGAAATTTGATGCGACCTCGGTAAAGCATGAGACCATTGATGAGACCTTTAAGAATGTGAGAGGGTTCTATAAAAAATCCGCTGGAGGAGATGCCTAA
- the larE gene encoding ATP-dependent sacrificial sulfur transferase LarE has protein sequence MQAKLNHLKQIIKEMEAVVVAFSGGVDSTFLLKVAHETLGDHCLAVIGASETMPSADYNNALQQVQEFGAKFLVIETEEMGKEEFVKNPQNRCFHCKNELFTKLSGIAQEKKINWVLDGSNADDLKDYRPGMQAARALGIRSPLQEAGLSKEEIRQLSKKMGLSTWDKPSSPCLSSRFPYGEEITIEKLRRVEQAEILLKELGFTNLRVRYHQDMARLEIPKKDFLKLMELDHDTIVKPLKELGFTYITLDLEGFRSGSLNEGIQIL, from the coding sequence ATGCAAGCAAAGCTGAATCACTTAAAGCAAATTATCAAAGAAATGGAAGCGGTTGTGGTGGCTTTTTCAGGTGGGGTGGACAGCACCTTTCTCTTAAAAGTAGCTCATGAAACCTTGGGGGATCACTGTCTTGCTGTCATCGGCGCTTCGGAAACTATGCCTTCAGCCGATTATAACAATGCTTTGCAGCAGGTCCAAGAGTTTGGAGCAAAGTTTTTGGTCATCGAAACTGAAGAAATGGGCAAAGAGGAGTTTGTAAAGAACCCTCAAAATCGTTGTTTTCATTGTAAAAATGAGTTGTTTACAAAGCTCTCAGGCATTGCCCAAGAGAAGAAGATCAATTGGGTTCTTGACGGGAGCAATGCCGACGATCTTAAAGATTACCGCCCCGGCATGCAGGCGGCCAGAGCGCTGGGGATCAGGAGCCCGCTGCAGGAAGCCGGTTTAAGCAAAGAAGAGATTCGTCAATTGTCCAAGAAGATGGGACTTTCAACTTGGGATAAGCCCTCCAGCCCTTGTCTATCTTCTCGCTTTCCTTACGGAGAGGAGATCACGATCGAAAAGCTTCGGCGCGTAGAGCAAGCGGAAATTTTACTTAAGGAACTAGGATTTACAAATTTAAGAGTGCGTTATCACCAGGATATGGCCCGATTGGAAATTCCTAAAAAGGATTTTTTAAAACTTATGGAACTGGACCATGATACTATTGTCAAGCCCCTCAAGGAATTAGGGTTTACCTATATTACTCTGGACTTAGAGGGTTTTCGAAGCGGCAGTTTAAATGAAGGAATACAAATTCTGTAG
- a CDS encoding GNAT family N-acetyltransferase → MEYHIRPIEIGDGKGINILRRMPGVFENILGIPSEQLKRNEDFIANLDANQHQFVAVARSQDGQEVIIGHAGLTVYPNQRLRHSGGIGIMIHKDYQNQGVGSALLSKLIDVGDNWLMLVRIELTVFADNARAIHLYERFGFEKEGVKRLAAIRNGKYVDEYLMARINRSNYNSQS, encoded by the coding sequence ATGGAGTATCATATTCGACCGATAGAAATTGGTGATGGGAAGGGGATAAATATATTAAGGCGCATGCCTGGAGTTTTTGAAAATATTTTGGGTATCCCGTCCGAGCAGTTAAAGCGGAATGAGGATTTTATCGCCAATTTAGATGCCAACCAGCATCAATTTGTGGCGGTAGCCAGGTCTCAGGATGGTCAGGAAGTGATTATTGGACATGCAGGCTTAACGGTATATCCTAATCAGCGCCTGCGGCATAGTGGCGGCATTGGCATAATGATTCATAAAGACTATCAAAATCAGGGTGTTGGCAGTGCCTTGCTGAGCAAGCTTATAGATGTTGGGGACAACTGGCTAATGTTAGTTAGGATTGAGTTGACTGTATTTGCAGATAATGCCAGAGCTATACATTTGTATGAAAGGTTTGGTTTTGAAAAAGAAGGAGTAAAGCGCTTGGCGGCAATAAGAAATGGCAAATATGTAGATGAATATCTGATGGCCAGAATAAACAGATCAAATTATAATTCACAGTCTTAA